In Trichocoleus desertorum NBK24, the following are encoded in one genomic region:
- the glyQ gene encoding glycine--tRNA ligase subunit alpha, which yields MNFQSVIATLHQFWSDRGCLIVQPYDTEKGAGTKSPHTFLRALGPEPWSVAYVEPCRRPGDGRYGENPNRVQHYYQYQVLIKPSPNGIQKIYLDSLRALGIHPEEHDIRFVEDNWEDAAVGAWGVGWEVWLDGMEVTQFTYFQQCGGIDCHPVSVEITYGLERLTMYLQGVNSIFDIRWNDKLTYGDVHLQGEVENSTYNFEASNPELLFSLFGLYAEEAERLMQQELVLPAFDYVLKCSHTFNLLDARGVISVTERTRYILKIRNLARQVAQLYLRQREAMGFPLLESQEAEMA from the coding sequence GTGAACTTTCAGTCGGTTATTGCTACGCTGCATCAGTTTTGGAGCGATCGCGGTTGTCTTATTGTTCAGCCCTACGATACGGAAAAGGGAGCGGGTACCAAGAGCCCGCATACCTTCTTGCGGGCTCTTGGGCCAGAACCTTGGTCAGTTGCTTACGTTGAACCTTGCCGTCGGCCTGGTGATGGGCGATATGGAGAAAATCCCAATCGAGTACAGCACTATTATCAGTACCAAGTGTTGATTAAGCCCTCCCCCAATGGCATTCAGAAGATTTATCTGGATTCTTTAAGGGCACTGGGCATTCATCCAGAAGAGCATGATATTCGTTTTGTAGAGGATAACTGGGAGGATGCGGCAGTAGGAGCTTGGGGAGTTGGCTGGGAAGTCTGGCTAGATGGTATGGAAGTGACTCAGTTCACTTACTTTCAGCAGTGTGGTGGCATTGATTGCCATCCTGTTTCTGTTGAAATCACTTATGGCTTAGAACGGTTGACGATGTACCTGCAAGGGGTGAATTCAATTTTTGATATTCGCTGGAATGATAAGTTGACCTACGGGGATGTACACCTCCAAGGAGAAGTTGAGAACTCGACGTATAACTTTGAAGCATCAAACCCAGAATTGCTGTTTTCGCTGTTTGGACTCTACGCTGAGGAAGCGGAGCGGCTAATGCAGCAGGAATTGGTTTTGCCAGCATTTGACTATGTGTTGAAGTGCTCTCACACATTTAACTTGTTGGATGCTAGAGGAGTTATTTCTGTCACTGAGCGAACTCGGTACATCCTGAAGATTCGTAATCTGGCACGGCAGGTAGCTCAACTTTATTTGAGGCAGCGCGAGGCTATGGGCTTTCCACTGCTGGAATCGCAAGAGGCTGAAATGGCTTGA